Sequence from the Malaciobacter pacificus genome:
TTACTTAAGAAGAAAATTAGTAGCACTAAGATAATTAATACGAAGGGTTTCCTTCGTATTATAAAGCTCAAGTATAAAAAGTTAAGTACCATTATTGGTATTTAACTTTTTATATTTTAGGGAGAGAGTTATGAGCTTAGCAAACGACTATTTTTTACTATACCATGGTATTACATTTGAACAAAATTTAGATGTTGAGCCTATAGATTTAGATATTGACCATGATGCATATACTACCTATGCATTAGTTCTTGCAATCACTAGAAAAAGCTGTGATAGGATTGTTCCATTGACATCTTTTAAAACATTATGTCAAAAACTAAATGTAAAAGCACCTTCAAATATAGAAGAGTTAAATCACCTACAACATAATATTATTGAAAATATTCATCAAACAAAAACTAAAGAGTTTATTGATACTTTACATGAAGCATTTGAATATCTAAAAAAAGAGAAAATGCTTAAACTTGAAGGATTAAGCAAACTTATTTCACTGTTTGACCCTGAAGAATTAGATTTAAATACTCACTTAAATAGTATGGATAATCATGAAAATATTAAAGAAGAGAATAAATCTACATTTAAAGAATTAAAATCAATTTTAGAAAAAGTTATTGATGAAGTTAAAGAAGAAGTTTCAACAAATGAAAATTTCAAAGTAGAACTTGAAGAGACAAAAAGCTACTTAAACAATCAAAAATTCTCTATAGGAATTACTGGTGTTATGAATGCTGGTAAATCTACAATGTTAAATGCCCTTATGGGAAGAGAAATTTTAGGAAGTGCCGTTGTTCCTGAAACTGCAAACTTAACAATTGTAAAACACAATAAAACTGAAAAAGCAAAAGTTTACTACTGGAATAAAAATGAGTGGAGTAGAATTGAGAACTCTGCAAAAGAGCTTGAATCTATGAGAGATTATGTTGCTGAAACTCAAAAGATTTTTGGAGATGAATTAAACTCATATATAAAAGAAGAATCAAGATATGATGAAGTTGAAATAAAAGATTTATCACTTTATACTTCAGCAGAAGCTAGTGGAAAAAAATGTAACTTAGTTAAATATGTTGAATTAGGTAGTGATTTAAACTTCTTAAAAGATGGAATTGAAATAGTTGATACTCCAGGATTAGATGACCCTGTTATTCAAAGGGAAGAAATCACTAAAGAGTATTTAGCTCAATGTGATATGATGCTTCATTTAATGAATGTATCTCAAAGTGCTACTTTAAAAGATGTTGAATTTATTATTGATGCCCTACTTTACCAAAATATTTCAAAACTTTTAGTTGTAATTACAAGAGCTGATACTGTTTCTAAAGAAGAACTTGAAGAAGTTATTAACTACACAAAAACTTCAATTGAAAAACAACTAAAAGCTCAAAATAAAGATTCTCAGCTAGATTATATTTTAAAAACTATCAAATTTATTCCTATTTCTGGGAAAATGGCACTGTTACATAGAACAGGAAGAGAACAAGAAGCCTTAGATGCTGGATTCAAACTTGAAGATACAGGAATTTTAGATATTGAGAACTATTTAAATGAAACTCTATTTGGTTCAAACTCTCAAAAAGGTGAGATTGTAATTCAAAGTGCAAAATCACAAATAATAAAAACAATTGAAAAAGAGAATTTATCATTAAATTATGAGTTAAAACTTTTATCTAAATCAAAAGATGAACTAGAAAAAGAGTTAAAAGAGTTCTCAAAAAGAAAAGAAGTAAATAAAAGAATCTTTGATGCAATGAATGAAGATATAAACTTTTATAAAACAGATTCTAAGAATTATATTGAATCACTTGAAACATTTTTACAAAGTGAATTAATTGAACTTCAAAATGTAATAAAACAAAGAGTTATAAGTGATGTTAGATACTCTTTTGAAAAAACTAAAAAAAGACCTGAAAACTCAAGAATAAAAGTTATTGTTCAAACAGCTATTAAAGATGGGATGATTGATATTATTAGAGATTATAGATATAAATTTATTAAAAAATCTCAAAGTATTGGTGAGCAATGTGAACAAAAATATCAAGACTTTGGTTTTGTTGTTGGACATAAAAATGATAACTTTGATGCAAGAGGTTTCTTCCAAGATGATTTTAAATCAGGTTTCTTAACTTCTAATAATGAAGTATTAGTAAGTCAAATTACAGGTGCTGTTTCAAAATCAAAAGCTAGTAAAATTAGTGAATTAGATAGAGAAATTGAAGGATACATAAAAGGTCAATTTATAGATATTGAAAATGATTTAAAATCAAAGATTTCAA
This genomic interval carries:
- a CDS encoding dynamin family protein, whose protein sequence is MSLANDYFLLYHGITFEQNLDVEPIDLDIDHDAYTTYALVLAITRKSCDRIVPLTSFKTLCQKLNVKAPSNIEELNHLQHNIIENIHQTKTKEFIDTLHEAFEYLKKEKMLKLEGLSKLISLFDPEELDLNTHLNSMDNHENIKEENKSTFKELKSILEKVIDEVKEEVSTNENFKVELEETKSYLNNQKFSIGITGVMNAGKSTMLNALMGREILGSAVVPETANLTIVKHNKTEKAKVYYWNKNEWSRIENSAKELESMRDYVAETQKIFGDELNSYIKEESRYDEVEIKDLSLYTSAEASGKKCNLVKYVELGSDLNFLKDGIEIVDTPGLDDPVIQREEITKEYLAQCDMMLHLMNVSQSATLKDVEFIIDALLYQNISKLLVVITRADTVSKEELEEVINYTKTSIEKQLKAQNKDSQLDYILKTIKFIPISGKMALLHRTGREQEALDAGFKLEDTGILDIENYLNETLFGSNSQKGEIVIQSAKSQIIKTIEKENLSLNYELKLLSKSKDELEKELKEFSKRKEVNKRIFDAMNEDINFYKTDSKNYIESLETFLQSELIELQNVIKQRVISDVRYSFEKTKKRPENSRIKVIVQTAIKDGMIDIIRDYRYKFIKKSQSIGEQCEQKYQDFGFVVGHKNDNFDARGFFQDDFKSGFLTSNNEVLVSQITGAVSKSKASKISELDREIEGYIKGQFIDIENDLKSKISKVSNHLVETFFETLNAPLIRVRQKLEDEEKILQNQIESFEQNDENRSNLSIDIHKKIKKLDTISNEIKGLI